The Ranitomeya variabilis isolate aRanVar5 chromosome 7, aRanVar5.hap1, whole genome shotgun sequence genome includes a window with the following:
- the CXCR4 gene encoding C-X-C chemokine receptor type 4, translating into MEQIFSGSIDFLDDNNTDPNNTEDLLDLLGPCFTQENNDFNRIFLPTVYSFIFLLGIIGNGLVVLVMGYQKKSRTMTDKYRLHLSVADLLFVFTLPFWSVDAAIGWYFKEFLCKAVHVIYTVNLYSSVLILAFISLDRYLAIVHATNSQGSRKLLAEKIVYGGVWLPAVLLTVPDLVFASVSDIEGTYVCDRIYPVQNREIWTIGFRFLHITVGLILPGLIILTCYCVIISKLSHSKGHQKRKALKTTVILILAFFACWLPYYICLTIDTFGLLGLLKFDCYIDNMLHKWISITEALAFFHCCLNPILYAFLGAKFKTSAQNAFTSVSRGSSLKILSKKRAGLSSVSTESESSSFHSS; encoded by the exons ATGGAGCAGATA TTCTCCGGGTCGATAGATTTTCTGGATGACAATAATACAGATCCAAATAACACCGAAGACCTTTTAGATCTTCTGGGTCCATGTTTCACCCAAGAGAACAATGACTTCAACCGTATATTCCTTCCCACCGTCTACTCCTTCATCTTCCTACTTGGAATTATCGGCAATGGACTGGTGGTGCTGGTCATGGGTTATCAGAAGAAGTCCAGAACGATGACCGATAAGTACAGGCTGCACCTCTCCGTCGCTGACCTGCTGTTTGTGTTCACGCTTCCATTCTGGTCTGTGGATGCCGCCATTGGTTGGTACTTTAAGGAGTTCTTGTGTAAAGCAGTTCACGTCATTTACACAGTCAACCTTTACAGCAGCGTCTTAATCTTGGCCTTTATAAGTTTGGATCGGTACTTGGCCATTGTCCATGCCACCAACAGTCAAGGATCTAGGAAGCTCTTGGCGGAGAAGATTGTGTATGGCGGAGTGTGGCTCCCAGCTGTTTTGTTGACAGTGCCCGACCTTGTATTTGCCAGTGTGTCAGACATCGAAGGCACCTATGTGTGTGACCGCATCTACCCGGTACAGAACAGGGAAATCTGGACCATCGGTTTCCGTTTCCTCCACATCACTGTTGGACTAATTCTGCCCGGACTCATCATCTTAACTTGCTACTGCGTCATCATCTCAAAGTTGTCTCACTCAAAGGGCCATCAAAAACGCAAAGCCTTGAAGACCACTGTGATTCTCATCCTGGCGTTCTTCGCCTGTTGGCTCCCATATTATATCTGCCTTACCATCGACACTTTTGGCTTACTGGGACTCTTGAAGTTTGATTGCTACATCGATAACATGCTTCACAAGTGGATTTCCATCACAGAAGCCTTGGCTTTTTTCCACTGCTGCCTCAACCCCATCTTATATGCCTTTCTTGGGGCTAAATTCAAGACTTCTGCCCAAAATGCCTTCACGTCCGTCAGCAGAGGGTCCAGTTTAAAAATACTTTCTAAAAAGCGCGCTGGACTCTCATCCGTCTCTACAGAGTCAGAATCCTCCAGTTTCCATTCCAGCTAA